TAGCCATCCTCTAGAATCAAATAATAAAGCAAACATTAATTGAGATGTAAGAACAATTGATATAGCATAAGTTGGTCCAAGAATTCTAGTACTTTTCGTTAAACAGAAAACAACACCTACACCGACAATTCCGCTGATCCAATACCAATTTTTCATATTATGCAAATCAAATAATTGCTTACCATCAAATATTACACCCATAACAAAAGAAGCTAAAAAGCCCATTCCTAATACAAATGTTGTCGTTACCCATATTCCTGTCCGCTCATTTACCTTACTATTGAATATATTTTGCAAACCAATTAGGGATCCTGAAATGAAAGATAATATTAAACCATAAAGCATTAGCTTCACCTCCAAAAAATGTTATTCATATATATTATTACCAGCAAGAACACTCAAACCAGCTCGATCCTTAATAAGGATACCCCCATTTTTCCGCTCCACTAGGTCATCCTTACAGAACTGTTGAATAACTCGATTAACATGTCGATAACTTGTTCCGATCAGATTCGCTGCATCTTTGAGATTTATCGTATTTAAATGATCATTTAGTAAAGAATTCGTTTCATCATATGAAACTGATAGTAGATAACTCGCTAGCCGTACTTCTACTGGATACATTAAATTAAAACTCATCGCATTCGACTTAATATGAAACTTTTCCGTTATGATGTCTAATAAGAACTGAAGAAATGGTGCATAGTCTTTAGCAAATTTT
This genomic interval from Gottfriedia acidiceleris contains the following:
- a CDS encoding DMT family transporter, which gives rise to MLYGLILSFISGSLIGLQNIFNSKVNERTGIWVTTTFVLGMGFLASFVMGVIFDGKQLFDLHNMKNWYWISGIVGVGVVFCLTKSTRILGPTYAISIVLTSQLMFALLFDSRGWLGLEKVPFSSKQVIGVLLIISGILIFKLNGISFKRIKLVKNQSSKI
- a CDS encoding Crp/Fnr family transcriptional regulator, producing MKVTSDLAQINQFLAELHIEEVFNNDLKAYMTLHRFMQGELICSQGDLPQTLFVLVKGKVKVYTTTAEGKTLILSFKKPLELIGDIEYVRGSNYINTVEAVSAVEMIAIDYRWLKKFAKDYAPFLQFLLDIITEKFHIKSNAMSFNLMYPVEVRLASYLLSVSYDETNSLLNDHLNTINLKDAANLIGTSYRHVNRVIQQFCKDDLVERKNGGILIKDRAGLSVLAGNNIYE